In a genomic window of Methylovirgula sp. 4M-Z18:
- a CDS encoding proline racemase family protein, whose product MSDSRILPRAAINWLDHSDRQEILAVDSHTGGNPTRIVLSGIELPVGVATVDAAREWLRNNADHWRRRLVHEPRGGGLTCAVLPIPSKEDGCDIGAVILEPGSYPPMCGHCMIGFASVIVELDMLPNLWRDDPTRTEFSIRTPAGPVGVTARREGDKFTTITLTNVESFVVSRSDCEVDGQAMPVELLYGGDYYISVDSKAIGLSLDCNNATEIVRVARRLKEIYTEKGVYDPISNELLDVYQVLFYEYGPTIRDRAKIVVVAPPGVIDRSPCGTGTSAFFAKLVTEGQIEPGQTLTTQSIIGSTFTVTAKRVRATADRTFVTPALTGRAYINGFLIIAADAEDVLADGFAPL is encoded by the coding sequence ATGTCTGACAGTCGTATTCTTCCGCGGGCAGCGATCAACTGGCTTGACCACTCGGATCGACAGGAAATCCTCGCAGTCGACTCGCACACAGGTGGAAATCCGACACGCATTGTGTTGTCTGGGATCGAATTGCCGGTCGGCGTTGCAACAGTCGATGCGGCGCGCGAATGGTTGCGCAATAATGCCGATCATTGGCGCAGGCGATTGGTTCATGAGCCGCGCGGCGGTGGCTTGACCTGTGCGGTGCTTCCAATTCCTTCAAAGGAGGACGGCTGCGATATCGGTGCTGTTATCCTGGAGCCCGGCTCATATCCACCCATGTGCGGTCATTGTATGATTGGCTTTGCGTCGGTCATCGTAGAGCTGGATATGCTACCGAACCTTTGGCGCGATGACCCGACCAGGACCGAATTTAGCATCCGTACACCTGCCGGGCCGGTTGGTGTCACGGCGCGGCGCGAGGGAGACAAATTCACCACCATCACACTCACGAACGTCGAGTCGTTCGTAGTCTCTCGCAGCGATTGCGAAGTCGACGGTCAGGCGATGCCAGTCGAGCTGCTCTATGGCGGCGACTATTATATCTCCGTGGACTCCAAGGCGATCGGCCTTTCTCTGGACTGCAACAATGCCACCGAGATTGTGCGCGTAGCGCGACGGTTGAAAGAGATCTACACCGAAAAGGGCGTCTATGACCCGATTTCGAACGAGTTGCTCGACGTCTACCAAGTGCTTTTCTACGAATACGGCCCCACAATTCGGGATCGGGCCAAGATCGTTGTCGTCGCGCCCCCTGGCGTGATCGATCGCTCTCCATGCGGAACTGGAACCAGCGCATTCTTTGCCAAGCTCGTCACCGAGGGCCAGATTGAACCTGGCCAGACCCTAACAACGCAAAGCATTATTGGCTCGACCTTCACCGTGACGGCGAAACGCGTGAGAGCTACGGCGGATCGGACGTTCGTCACACCAGCTTTGACGGGAAGGGCCTACATCAACGGTTTCCTTATCATCGCTGCGGACGCGGAAGATGTCCTCGCCGATGGCTTCGCACCGCTCTAA
- a CDS encoding mandelate racemase/muconate lactonizing enzyme family protein yields the protein MKIASIEVYGYELTYAHGEYVMSKGRAAQSQASTLVRIRTDDGIEGWGESSTLGGTYLPAFAEGTREAIRVMAPSLIGLDPTNLTLVHGAMDAVLLGQNSSKSAVDIACWDILGKVANMPISKLIGGIAQTSFPLYEAVPLASPDQMAEFVRARGKVGINRFQVKVGNDPYEDAERTRSVVAACPPDAVIVADSNGGWNLQAAIIAVRELAGLNIYVEQPCRDTMDCAIVQKMSSLPLVMDESVVNSAELYRAKYEAGAGSVNIKLARVGGITGAVRMRNQAQDLGMTMCIEDVWGGDVTTAAVSHVAASTRADALLHASFFNDWTKERVARDAPRSDRGHGSAPDAPGLGINVDHKALGRALFEVTK from the coding sequence ATGAAGATCGCCTCCATAGAAGTATACGGGTATGAGCTGACTTATGCCCACGGCGAGTACGTTATGTCGAAGGGCAGGGCGGCTCAAAGCCAAGCGTCCACACTCGTTCGAATCCGGACGGATGACGGGATTGAAGGCTGGGGCGAAAGCAGCACGCTCGGGGGGACCTATCTACCAGCGTTCGCCGAAGGAACTCGCGAAGCTATTCGCGTCATGGCTCCGTCCCTTATCGGCCTGGACCCAACGAATCTTACTCTCGTGCATGGGGCGATGGATGCTGTCCTGCTAGGCCAGAACAGTTCAAAGAGCGCCGTCGACATTGCTTGCTGGGACATCTTAGGCAAGGTCGCAAACATGCCGATCTCCAAGCTGATTGGCGGTATAGCCCAAACGAGTTTCCCCCTTTACGAGGCGGTACCGTTGGCATCGCCTGATCAGATGGCCGAGTTTGTGCGCGCTCGCGGAAAGGTCGGCATCAATCGCTTCCAGGTGAAGGTCGGCAATGATCCGTATGAGGACGCCGAGCGAACACGCAGCGTCGTGGCCGCTTGCCCGCCTGATGCGGTGATTGTTGCAGACTCTAACGGAGGTTGGAACCTCCAGGCGGCGATTATCGCTGTTCGAGAATTGGCCGGTCTCAATATCTATGTCGAGCAGCCCTGTAGAGACACGATGGACTGCGCCATCGTTCAGAAGATGAGCTCGCTGCCGCTTGTCATGGACGAGTCGGTTGTCAACTCGGCCGAACTGTACCGTGCCAAGTACGAGGCGGGTGCGGGATCCGTCAATATCAAGCTCGCGCGCGTGGGTGGCATCACCGGCGCCGTGCGGATGCGCAACCAGGCGCAGGACCTCGGCATGACAATGTGCATCGAGGACGTATGGGGCGGTGACGTGACGACTGCGGCGGTCTCGCACGTCGCCGCCAGTACGCGTGCTGATGCCCTGCTTCACGCCTCGTTTTTCAACGATTGGACCAAGGAACGTGTCGCCCGTGACGCGCCGCGTTCCGACAGGGGGCACGGCAGTGCGCCGGACGCGCCGGGCCTCGGCATAAACGTAGATCATAAGGCTCTGGGTCGCGCTCTTTTCGAGGTGACGAAATAA
- a CDS encoding Ldh family oxidoreductase — protein sequence MAETVTVTLDEASDLCLRVLTGAGLGRRHAEAVAAVIVAGQRDECHSHGLYRLIGCARALATGRVNKAAMPKVIDSAPSILKVDADFGFSSYAYNEGIELAVEKARSQGLAAFVINNCYHFSALWPEVEPLAERGFAALALTPSHSWVAPAGGTKPVFGTNPIAFAWPRVDNHPFVFDFATSATARGEIELHRRAGKSLVPGLALDRNGQPTVDPAEALRGAMLTFGGHKGSALSTMVELLAGPLINDLISLESKALDDGLDATPCHGELILIFDPRVFLGEALGKNLARAELLFDAIIGQDARLPSQRRYQARLNSLHAGMSVQRSVYEELIALVKTLGASRNVCACERPA from the coding sequence GTGGCCGAAACCGTTACTGTCACGCTAGACGAAGCGAGCGACCTCTGCCTGCGAGTTCTTACGGGCGCCGGCCTTGGCAGAAGGCATGCCGAGGCTGTGGCTGCGGTTATTGTCGCCGGGCAGCGGGACGAATGTCACTCGCACGGACTCTATCGATTGATCGGTTGCGCGCGTGCGCTGGCAACAGGGCGCGTGAACAAGGCTGCGATGCCGAAGGTGATCGACTCGGCGCCATCGATCTTAAAGGTCGACGCTGACTTCGGCTTTTCATCCTACGCCTACAATGAAGGCATCGAACTTGCCGTTGAAAAAGCACGATCTCAAGGCCTTGCAGCCTTCGTGATCAATAATTGCTATCACTTTTCCGCTTTGTGGCCGGAAGTCGAGCCGTTGGCCGAACGGGGTTTCGCGGCGCTTGCCTTGACACCGAGCCACAGCTGGGTGGCGCCGGCTGGCGGCACAAAACCGGTTTTCGGCACCAACCCAATCGCGTTCGCATGGCCGAGAGTGGATAATCATCCGTTTGTATTCGATTTCGCGACGAGCGCCACGGCCCGCGGCGAGATCGAACTTCACCGGCGAGCTGGCAAAAGCCTTGTGCCGGGGCTGGCCCTCGACCGCAATGGTCAGCCAACGGTGGATCCAGCCGAGGCGCTTCGCGGCGCCATGCTGACCTTCGGTGGGCACAAAGGATCCGCGCTGTCGACCATGGTGGAACTTCTGGCTGGCCCCTTGATCAACGACCTGATCAGCTTGGAATCGAAGGCTCTCGACGATGGGCTCGACGCAACGCCATGTCATGGAGAATTGATTTTGATATTCGATCCACGTGTTTTTCTGGGGGAGGCACTAGGGAAAAACCTCGCTCGCGCCGAATTGCTTTTTGATGCGATCATCGGCCAGGATGCGAGATTGCCATCGCAACGCAGATACCAAGCACGCCTTAACAGTCTTCACGCCGGCATGAGTGTGCAGCGGTCTGTTTATGAAGAATTGATCGCGCTGGTGAAGACGTTGGGTGCATCCAGGAACGTCTGCGCGTGCGAGAGACCGGCATAA
- a CDS encoding aldehyde dehydrogenase: MTSLPKNVRNQAFINGKFVNAEDNAQFENLNPATGTLLIKVAACSAGDVDAAVRAARGAFEAGTWSRIEPRERKRILRKFADLIEANGQEIALLDSIDAGKPIADCENLDVPDVVNNIRWYAEAIDKVFGKISPTGEGNLGLIVREPVGVVGMVLPWNFPAGTLSWKIAPALAAGNSIVVKPAELAPLSTLRIAELAFEAGVPAGVFNVVPGLGHIAGKALGLHPDVNVISFTGSTEIGRQFLRYSADSNLKKVVLECGGKSPQIVMADAAENLDQIAENLAGAAFWNMGQNCTCGSRVLVQSSIKQDFVDKLIKAAKTWVVGQPTDHSTKLGPLIEASALARVLGAIDQARKDGARVVSGGNQLLQETGGWFVEATVVDNVRAETALARDEIFGPVVAVLPFETEEEAIRIANASAYGLAATVFSTDINVAIRVARQVQAGTVAVNGYGEGDITTPFGGYKTSGFGGYDKGLEAFDQYTQLKTIWVTLS; this comes from the coding sequence ATGACAAGCCTCCCAAAAAACGTACGGAACCAAGCCTTCATCAACGGCAAGTTCGTGAATGCCGAGGACAACGCCCAGTTCGAGAATCTCAATCCGGCGACCGGGACATTGTTGATCAAAGTGGCCGCGTGTTCCGCTGGCGACGTTGATGCGGCCGTCAGAGCTGCACGTGGTGCGTTCGAAGCCGGCACGTGGAGCCGCATCGAACCGCGTGAACGCAAAAGGATACTGCGCAAGTTTGCGGATCTGATCGAAGCCAACGGACAGGAGATCGCCCTGCTCGATTCCATTGACGCGGGCAAACCCATTGCCGACTGCGAAAACCTGGACGTTCCCGATGTCGTAAACAATATCCGGTGGTACGCGGAAGCCATCGATAAGGTTTTCGGCAAGATCTCCCCGACGGGGGAGGGCAATTTGGGGCTGATCGTGCGCGAGCCTGTCGGCGTGGTTGGCATGGTGCTGCCGTGGAACTTCCCGGCCGGAACGCTTTCCTGGAAGATCGCGCCGGCACTCGCGGCTGGTAATTCGATCGTCGTCAAGCCGGCCGAACTTGCCCCTCTTTCGACCTTGCGAATTGCCGAACTGGCCTTCGAGGCAGGCGTTCCTGCCGGTGTGTTCAATGTCGTCCCCGGGCTTGGGCATATTGCGGGCAAGGCGCTCGGGCTGCATCCGGACGTCAATGTCATCTCTTTCACGGGTTCCACAGAAATCGGTCGACAGTTCTTACGCTACTCAGCTGACAGCAACCTCAAGAAGGTTGTACTGGAGTGCGGCGGAAAGAGTCCCCAGATCGTCATGGCCGATGCCGCGGAAAATCTCGATCAGATCGCTGAGAATCTCGCGGGCGCCGCATTCTGGAATATGGGCCAGAACTGCACGTGCGGTTCCCGCGTTCTCGTCCAGTCCAGCATCAAGCAGGATTTCGTCGACAAATTGATCAAGGCCGCGAAAACTTGGGTTGTTGGTCAACCCACGGATCATTCGACCAAACTCGGACCGCTGATCGAAGCCTCAGCCCTGGCCCGTGTTCTTGGCGCAATCGACCAGGCCCGGAAGGATGGCGCGAGAGTGGTTTCAGGAGGGAACCAATTGCTCCAGGAAACTGGCGGTTGGTTCGTGGAGGCAACGGTCGTCGACAATGTTCGCGCAGAGACGGCTTTGGCTCGGGACGAAATTTTCGGACCCGTTGTCGCCGTTCTGCCTTTCGAGACGGAAGAGGAGGCCATTCGTATTGCAAACGCTTCCGCCTATGGCCTCGCCGCGACCGTTTTCTCTACCGACATCAACGTCGCAATCCGTGTCGCGCGTCAGGTGCAGGCAGGAACGGTGGCGGTCAACGGATATGGCGAGGGCGATATTACAACGCCCTTCGGCGGCTACAAAACGTCCGGCTTCGGCGGCTATGACAAAGGTCTCGAAGCCTTCGACCAATACACGCAGCTAAAGACCATCTGGGTCACGCTCAGCTAG
- a CDS encoding amino acid ABC transporter ATP-binding protein, which translates to MPDMQTPISNSKPGQNFAVVARGVEKSFGYLHVLKGVDLTVEYGKVACILGPSGSGKSTFLRCMNHLERIDKGLLQVGGQLVGYRQHAGKLYEMKQSEVARQRADIGMVFQSFNLFPHMTVLQNIIEAPVGVKKVDKKQAIDEAMQLLAKVGLTSKAASYPRTLSGGQQQRVAIARALAMKPKLMLFDEPTSALDPELVGEVLNVMRELAAEGMTMIVVTHELGFAREVGDLVVFMDGGVVVEEGSPSELFTNTKSDRAKAFLSKVL; encoded by the coding sequence ATGCCTGACATGCAGACACCCATTTCCAATTCCAAGCCGGGGCAGAATTTTGCGGTCGTCGCGCGCGGCGTTGAAAAGTCATTCGGATATCTGCACGTGCTCAAAGGTGTCGATCTCACTGTGGAATACGGGAAGGTCGCGTGCATCTTGGGGCCTTCGGGATCTGGTAAGAGCACGTTCCTGCGGTGCATGAACCATCTCGAACGCATCGATAAAGGTCTGTTGCAAGTTGGCGGCCAGTTAGTCGGCTATCGTCAGCATGCCGGGAAACTCTACGAAATGAAGCAAAGCGAGGTGGCGCGTCAGCGCGCCGACATCGGAATGGTGTTCCAGAGCTTCAATCTCTTTCCTCACATGACGGTGCTGCAAAACATCATCGAAGCGCCGGTCGGGGTGAAGAAGGTCGACAAGAAGCAGGCGATCGACGAGGCCATGCAACTGCTCGCAAAGGTTGGTCTTACATCGAAGGCCGCCAGCTATCCCAGAACATTGTCGGGCGGTCAGCAGCAGCGTGTCGCCATCGCGCGGGCGTTGGCAATGAAGCCGAAATTGATGCTCTTCGACGAACCCACAAGCGCCCTCGATCCGGAACTTGTGGGTGAGGTCTTAAATGTGATGCGCGAACTCGCCGCGGAGGGAATGACAATGATCGTGGTCACCCACGAACTGGGTTTCGCGCGCGAGGTTGGCGACCTGGTTGTCTTCATGGATGGAGGCGTGGTCGTCGAAGAGGGCAGCCCCTCCGAACTCTTCACCAACACCAAGAGCGACCGCGCGAAGGCGTTCCTGAGCAAGGTCCTATGA
- a CDS encoding amino acid ABC transporter permease: MPVVPLRHYGRWLAAAVLLVVLVGLVTSMITNPRFKWEIVLKYLLDDAIISGLLMTIWLTIAAMAIGIILGTVIALMRTSENRVLASVASGYLWVFRGTPLLVQLIFWFNLSALYPKITIGFPFGPSFGSFDANQYITVYVAALLGLGLNEGAYMSEIVRSGLNSVAAGQREAAEALGMSSFRVMWRVVLPQAMRVIIPPTGNQLIGMLKTTSLVSVIALQELLYSAQLIYTVNFETIPLLIVASIWYLVLTTILSIMQHFLERHFGRSDRRTAAVPADDVAANSADIAGNA; encoded by the coding sequence ATGCCCGTCGTCCCACTCAGGCACTATGGCCGGTGGCTGGCCGCGGCGGTCTTGCTGGTGGTTTTGGTCGGGCTGGTCACCTCGATGATCACCAATCCGCGCTTCAAGTGGGAGATCGTTCTCAAGTATCTGTTGGACGATGCCATCATCTCCGGCCTGCTTATGACGATCTGGTTGACCATTGCCGCCATGGCAATTGGCATCATTCTGGGCACTGTCATCGCGCTTATGCGGACATCCGAAAATCGCGTCCTGGCTAGCGTGGCTTCCGGCTATCTGTGGGTGTTTCGCGGTACCCCGCTGCTGGTCCAGCTTATCTTCTGGTTCAATCTCTCCGCGCTTTACCCGAAAATTACCATCGGGTTCCCTTTCGGCCCCAGCTTCGGCAGTTTCGACGCCAACCAATACATAACGGTGTATGTCGCTGCGCTTCTGGGACTTGGATTGAACGAGGGCGCCTACATGTCCGAAATCGTACGATCCGGGCTGAATTCGGTTGCCGCTGGGCAAAGGGAAGCGGCAGAAGCGCTCGGCATGTCGAGCTTCCGGGTGATGTGGCGTGTCGTCTTGCCACAGGCAATGCGCGTGATTATTCCGCCCACGGGCAACCAACTCATCGGCATGCTCAAGACCACGTCTCTGGTCAGTGTTATTGCGTTGCAGGAACTTCTGTACTCAGCGCAGCTCATCTACACGGTGAATTTTGAGACCATACCGCTGCTGATCGTAGCCTCCATCTGGTACCTCGTTCTGACAACCATCCTATCGATCATGCAGCATTTTCTGGAGCGGCATTTTGGCCGAAGCGACCGCAGGACGGCAGCCGTTCCTGCAGATGATGTCGCGGCGAATTCAGCCGATATCGCGGGGAATGCCTGA
- a CDS encoding D-arabinono-1,4-lactone oxidase, with amino-acid sequence MAGKSRWSNWGGNQTFQPAKSVTPADEADAISEIRAAIAHKRPIRVAGGGHSFTPIVQTDGILLDLSGLSGVISADPSERRAKVWAGSKLAALGAPLWSEGLSIANQGDIDAQSIAGAIATGTKGSGINFGSMSSMVTSLRIVNGRGDVVDVDQSDLERLRAAQVSLGLLGPLLRVGLQLVPAYRLREENVILPMTEVMRQWDFFLSEYRHFSFWWMPTDRSSHMYKLGDVPADHCFVKLLREVPADEPESPVGETNRRTDRAYRIYPDGTTVAEFHELEYMIRAADARAVVALIRDLMWKRFPDEISPLQVRWQKADDAFLSAQGGRDTTSISVSGEIGRNYLPFLRAVDETLQPFSARPHWGKIHFLDRERVERLYPDFVRFQKVRKEMDPDNLFLNPHLADLFG; translated from the coding sequence TTGGCAGGTAAGAGTCGATGGTCCAACTGGGGCGGCAACCAAACGTTTCAGCCAGCGAAAAGCGTGACTCCCGCCGATGAGGCGGATGCGATCTCGGAGATTCGAGCCGCGATCGCGCACAAACGACCCATCCGGGTAGCCGGCGGCGGGCACTCCTTCACACCCATTGTTCAGACAGACGGAATCCTCCTCGACCTCTCGGGGCTTAGCGGCGTGATTTCGGCGGATCCGTCGGAACGCCGGGCAAAAGTCTGGGCAGGATCGAAGCTTGCCGCGCTGGGAGCTCCCCTCTGGAGCGAAGGACTGTCGATAGCCAATCAGGGCGACATCGACGCCCAATCCATCGCAGGCGCCATAGCCACCGGCACAAAGGGATCGGGCATCAACTTTGGCTCGATGTCTTCGATGGTCACAAGCCTGAGAATCGTCAACGGTCGAGGTGACGTTGTAGACGTCGATCAATCCGATCTCGAGCGGCTCCGTGCTGCCCAAGTTTCCCTCGGATTGCTGGGGCCTTTGCTGAGGGTCGGTTTACAGCTCGTGCCGGCTTACCGGCTTCGCGAGGAAAATGTCATCTTGCCGATGACAGAGGTGATGCGACAGTGGGACTTCTTCCTTTCCGAGTATCGGCATTTCTCGTTCTGGTGGATGCCGACAGACCGGTCATCCCACATGTACAAGCTCGGCGACGTTCCGGCCGATCATTGCTTTGTGAAGTTGCTGAGAGAAGTTCCTGCCGACGAGCCCGAGTCGCCGGTCGGCGAAACGAACCGACGCACGGATCGAGCGTACCGCATCTATCCGGATGGCACGACCGTCGCCGAGTTTCATGAACTTGAATACATGATCCGAGCAGCGGACGCTCGCGCCGTCGTGGCGTTGATACGTGACCTGATGTGGAAGCGATTCCCGGACGAAATATCGCCGCTACAGGTCCGTTGGCAGAAAGCGGACGACGCATTTTTGTCTGCCCAAGGCGGAAGAGATACCACGTCAATTTCCGTCTCTGGTGAAATAGGTCGAAACTATCTTCCATTCCTCCGCGCAGTTGACGAGACGCTGCAGCCATTTTCAGCGCGCCCACATTGGGGCAAGATTCACTTTCTCGATCGGGAGCGCGTGGAGCGGCTGTATCCGGATTTTGTGCGGTTCCAGAAGGTCAGAAAGGAAATGGACCCGGACAATCTGTTCCTTAACCCTCACCTTGCGGATCTCTTTGGCTGA
- a CDS encoding FAD-dependent oxidoreductase has translation MMDNGFSDLAKSPFDVLIIGAGINGCSTARELSRLGYSVLLADRGDLGGATTARSGRVLHCGLQLLAPKRSLVDYLADPLDLVMRLRSARRAARDFEEFCRQPPRQLEPMTTFVPIFHDSPYSGWQVDLGAKVIRMFVGNGANFQYRRWGLNESRSNPFVPDLGKRETLRSLISFRDFRFCWPERIAIDAALAAERNGTRLLSFTNVSDLSRAPAGRWHARLVQVRDGDREMEVSARIVLNLAGARVDDVIASANPTSVIAKKVVAVKGVYLLVKLPARYHGLGLAGTNSVGEPICCLPWIDLHYIGPTETPFTGALADVRPEEEDIDFLLAEMRRFAPGLAITRSNVVMAWAGVRPITTQKGYPKGKRLPFNTIHDLALEGLPNMLALSWGIVANHRSTARALAKAVSSKIPRSRPVQAQWSGHIALPGTGRRLQDDYSATDDDVRFCVEHEHAKDLSGVLFSRIGLGWTGHMTAEAVRVAATTMAPLLSWSRSRTQDELDKFKTKLKVDHCYELV, from the coding sequence ATGATGGACAATGGATTTTCCGACCTCGCAAAATCACCGTTCGACGTGCTGATCATTGGCGCCGGCATAAATGGCTGCTCGACGGCGCGGGAACTTTCCCGCCTCGGCTACAGCGTTCTGCTTGCTGATCGTGGTGACCTTGGCGGCGCAACGACCGCCCGTTCGGGGCGCGTCCTGCATTGCGGCCTGCAATTGCTCGCACCCAAGCGGTCCCTGGTGGACTATCTAGCAGACCCCTTGGACCTGGTGATGCGTCTTCGGTCCGCCAGGAGAGCAGCTCGGGATTTCGAGGAGTTCTGTCGTCAACCGCCGCGGCAACTCGAGCCGATGACAACCTTCGTGCCGATTTTCCATGACAGCCCCTACAGCGGATGGCAGGTCGACCTGGGCGCAAAGGTCATCAGGATGTTCGTTGGCAACGGCGCAAATTTCCAATATCGCCGCTGGGGCCTTAACGAGAGCCGATCCAATCCGTTTGTCCCGGATCTTGGCAAACGTGAGACGCTCCGATCGCTGATTTCGTTCCGAGACTTTCGGTTTTGCTGGCCGGAGCGGATCGCGATTGACGCTGCACTTGCCGCCGAGCGAAATGGCACCAGACTTTTGAGCTTCACGAATGTGAGTGATCTATCGCGTGCGCCAGCCGGTCGTTGGCATGCAAGACTGGTGCAGGTTCGTGATGGCGATCGCGAGATGGAGGTGTCCGCCCGCATCGTCCTCAATTTGGCTGGCGCCCGGGTCGACGACGTGATCGCCAGCGCAAATCCCACATCGGTCATCGCGAAGAAAGTGGTCGCCGTCAAGGGTGTCTACCTGCTGGTGAAACTCCCGGCGCGATATCACGGTCTGGGTCTAGCCGGAACGAACAGTGTTGGCGAGCCGATCTGCTGCCTGCCTTGGATCGATCTCCACTATATTGGTCCCACGGAGACACCATTCACCGGTGCATTGGCGGATGTCAGACCAGAAGAGGAAGATATCGATTTCTTGCTGGCCGAAATGCGCAGATTTGCTCCCGGCCTTGCAATTACTCGAAGCAACGTTGTGATGGCCTGGGCCGGCGTACGTCCCATAACGACCCAGAAGGGATATCCCAAAGGCAAACGACTGCCATTTAACACGATTCATGATCTGGCTTTGGAAGGGTTGCCGAACATGCTGGCACTCAGCTGGGGCATTGTTGCAAACCATCGTTCGACGGCTCGGGCACTCGCCAAAGCAGTCTCTTCAAAAATTCCACGTTCCAGGCCGGTCCAGGCGCAGTGGAGTGGACACATCGCCCTTCCGGGAACAGGGCGCCGACTCCAGGATGACTATTCAGCCACAGACGATGACGTGAGGTTCTGCGTCGAACATGAGCACGCGAAAGACCTGAGCGGCGTCTTATTCAGTCGGATAGGCCTCGGCTGGACTGGACATATGACCGCAGAAGCGGTGCGCGTTGCGGCAACGACGATGGCGCCACTGCTATCGTGGAGCCGGAGTAGGACACAGGATGAGCTCGACAAATTCAAAACAAAGCTCAAGGTCGATCATTGCTACGAGCTTGTTTGA